Proteins from a genomic interval of Pristis pectinata isolate sPriPec2 chromosome 9, sPriPec2.1.pri, whole genome shotgun sequence:
- the LOC127574356 gene encoding pancreatic progenitor cell differentiation and proliferation factor-like protein — MASVPSAGCLLAARNPYCRSRLNSTTGVLSSGSCSLENVIEHEKTHQGFLLTLEKCWWLKNFLHSDSPQHPINTELPARSHH; from the exons ATGGCATCTGTTCCCTCAGCTGGCTGCTTGCTTGCAGCACGGAATCCTTATTGCAGAA gcCGACTAAATTCCACAACGGGTGTGTTGTCCAGTGGGTCGTGCAGTTTAGAGAATGTCATAGAGCATGAAAAAACCCATCAAG GATTTCTTCTTACACTGGAGAAGTGTTGGTGGCTAAAGAACTTTCTGCACAGTGACTCTCCTCAACACCCTATAAACACTGAACTACCTGccagaag TCATCATTGA